A section of the Oryza sativa Japonica Group chromosome 1, ASM3414082v1 genome encodes:
- the LOC136354899 gene encoding uncharacterized protein, with translation MKVASGMAIPTDSSGTYHCRLIPAGYSKVEVELVEGAYEDLELDYPGGDSETHLRDTSHAIILWRKRYIILPRRQAASRAPSPPAPPSPPQDPAPSPPQDPAPSPPHAPAPSPPQAPAPTPPQAPAPTPPRSPTPTPPQAPLPAPSKSRAPQAPPPTHRRATKKAKIDAAKNKDPGYDCTQEELDAYVASEVKRQFKPRSPEKKIPIDLSVMNFFKGMSAPAKEAIKLSDYERTLKKASSGKSKPVPQLGEQPNQEIEPLVTGKEMTIEEFITDTGLTTDQLLGVAPIEKAEVKYMYELSKPLVKPELLQSLPTQMYKFHQLYMEMSATGREMIGARIRDTDFLQGDEILWINFKGIYELYQLDTLDVSIMSCWILMEIQRARRRGVFDTGFIDPRKVNVTMLDQYPQATEDNLVHLLKAQHYKTFILLPYNTEFHWVLLLFDLSACTVNVYDSMDKKESMFDKVFELIDRYRHMFLC, from the exons atgaaggtggcgtcgggcatggccatcccaacggactcTTCAGGTACTTATCACTGCAGGctgattccagcaggatactccaaggtcgaagttgagttggttgaaggcgcgtacgaggacctcgagctggattaccctggaggagacagtgagacgcatctacgagacacaagccatgcaattattctatggcgcaagcggtacatcatcctccctaggcgacaagcggcgtctcgtgcaccatctcctccggctccgccatctcctcctcaggatcctgcaccgtctcctcctcaggatcctgcaccgtctcctcctcatgctccagcaccgtctccacctcaggctcctgcaccgactcctcctcaggctcctgcaccgactcctcctcggtctcctacaccgactcctccgcaagctcctcttccggcaccttcaaagtcaagggccccccaagctccaccaccTACCCACagaagggcaacgaagaaggcgaaaattgatgccgccaagaacaaggacccggggtacgattgcacgcaagaggagcttgacgcttacgtggcatcagaagtcaagagacaattcaagcctcgaagtccagaaaagaagattcctatagacctgagtgtcatgaacttcttcaagggtatgtctgcacctgccaaggaggccattaagctatcggactatgagcgaacgctgaagaaagcatcttctggaaagtccaaaccagtccctcagcttggagagcaaccaaaccaggagatcgagccgttggtgaccggtaaagaaatgacgatagaagaatttattactgacaccggtctaactacggatcaattgctaggagtcgcaccaatcgaaaaggcggaagtgaaatacatgtacgaactcagtaaaccgcttgtcaagcctgagctgctgcagtccctacccacacaaatgtacaagttccatcagctgtacatggagatgagcgccaccggtagagagatgatcggagcgaggattagggacacggacttcttgcaaggagatgaaattctctggatcaatttcaagggaatctacgaactataccagctggacaccctcgacgtctctattatgagttgctggatttt aatggagattcaaagggcccgacggcggggggttttcgatactggattcatcgaccctcggaaagtaaacgtcacaatgctcgaccaatatccgcaagccacagaggacaatctcgtccatctcctgaaggcgcagcattacaagacgttcatactgttgccgtacaacacaga attccactgggtgcttttactcttcgacctgtcggcctgcaccgtcaacgtatatgactcaatggataaaaaagagtctatgtttgacaaggttttcgaacttatagacaggtaccgtcatatgttcctctgttaa